TTTTACATGTTTTTTTAGATCTTTAGTTTGTACGTGACAAACTGTTACAGTAGCACCACTATGTAATAGTAATTGAGAAATAGGCTTACCTACTGTACGACCATTACCTACAACAACAACTTCTTTTCCTACTAAATCTACTCCACTTTCTTCTAATATTCTCATCATCCCTTTTGGAGTACAAGGAACTATTCCTTTTACACCCATGAATAACTTTCCAAGATTAGTAGAATTCACACAGTCTACGTCTTTATCTGGTGAAAGTGTGTTTGCTATTCTATCTTGGTCTAAGTGCTGTGGAAGAGGATATTGGATTATTACTCCATGTACACTATCATCTGAGTTTAAAGTTTCTATAACTTTTACAAGTTCTTCTTCTGATATATTTTCATCATATATTGATAGGCGATGATTTACTCCCATATTATCACAAGTTCTTTCTATGCTTTTTACATAAGAAACTGATGATGGATGAGCTCCAACTTGTACTATTTCAAGAAATGGTTTTTCTCCATATTTTTCAGTTAAGCTACTAACCTTCTCTCCTAATCCTTTTCTTATGTTTGCTGCAATTTCTTTACAATTAATAGTAGTCATTTTCTTCTCTCCTTTATACTTTTTACTAATTCCTCTCGAATATATTGTATCTTAAAAACTACAAATGTTTAATAGTTTTTTTATTATACTGTATACATATCTATTGAAAAAAATTATAGATAAGTATATTATTATCTAAATATCATCCTTAGATAATAATAACACTTTTGACAAGTTATTTATACTATTTGTTAATTCATCTAGTTTTCCTTCTATTCGTACCAATAAATATATAGATACGACTATAGGAAATCCTAGATTTGATATATAGTTATAAAATTCATTCATAATATCACTCCTATTATAATAAATATATCTATATTATTTTTTTATTGATCCTCCTAAATAATTAATACATATACTTAAAAAAGCCTGTAAATTCAGGCTTTTTTAAGCATGTAACATTCTACTGTACATTTAATTTTACTATATCAGTTGAAACTATTTTAGCTTCTACAATAGATGCAAGTTCTCCATTTTTTTCAGTAGCAAATACATTTCTAGATAAAATATCATCCATAGCAGATTTAACCTCTACTTCAGTTACATCATCTTTTACATTTTCTATAGAAATAGTTGACCTTGAACCTTTAGCTGTTCTAAATACCATATTTAACTTTTTAGATGCCATTGAATTACCTCCTTTCTAAATTTTTTAGTTAAATTAATTATTGTTCTTGAATTTCTAATTCGTTTACTCTTATTACATTTCTTGACTCTAGATTTTGAAGTCCTATCAAAGTCTTAGCTACTTCATATACATCATCATTACTTGATGCAGGCTTAATATTTTGAAATATTTTTGAATTTAATATGTCTTCTCCCCTTTCA
Above is a genomic segment from Gottschalkia purinilytica containing:
- a CDS encoding bifunctional 5,10-methylenetetrahydrofolate dehydrogenase/5,10-methenyltetrahydrofolate cyclohydrolase, with protein sequence MTTINCKEIAANIRKGLGEKVSSLTEKYGEKPFLEIVQVGAHPSSVSYVKSIERTCDNMGVNHRLSIYDENISEEELVKVIETLNSDDSVHGVIIQYPLPQHLDQDRIANTLSPDKDVDCVNSTNLGKLFMGVKGIVPCTPKGMMRILEESGVDLVGKEVVVVGNGRTVGKPISQLLLHSGATVTVCHVQTKDLKKHVKEADVVICAAGKAGLVTGDMVKDGVVVVDAAINVIGDKIVGDADFEEVSKKASLITPVPGGVGTTTNAMLIENLLELFVSHKEK
- a CDS encoding YvrJ family protein, with translation MNEFYNYISNLGFPIVVSIYLLVRIEGKLDELTNSINNLSKVLLLSKDDI
- a CDS encoding DUF2922 domain-containing protein; translated protein: MASKKLNMVFRTAKGSRSTISIENVKDDVTEVEVKSAMDDILSRNVFATEKNGELASIVEAKIVSTDIVKLNVQ
- a CDS encoding DUF1659 domain-containing protein, which translates into the protein MPATSEIKKSKLKLVFKTGENERGEDILNSKIFQNIKPASSNDDVYEVAKTLIGLQNLESRNVIRVNELEIQEQ